In one window of Opitutus sp. GAS368 DNA:
- a CDS encoding prepilin-type N-terminal cleavage/methylation domain-containing protein, which translates to MNQNETKIPRAVRRRQNGMTILEVMIASVLLVLVIGSSISALSAGLAYVRHARMTTLAGQITQSVMENLRLNNYANITTYAGRAQPVALNSFISADNFSSNMTTGLTVNGAFTILVASGSGTLGESQVVITITWPENGVTYTRKTMSIFTEKGLSDYIYAGWSKL; encoded by the coding sequence ATGAACCAGAACGAAACAAAAATTCCGCGTGCTGTCCGCCGCCGCCAGAACGGCATGACCATTCTGGAAGTGATGATCGCCTCCGTCCTGTTGGTGCTGGTCATCGGCTCGAGCATCAGCGCCCTGTCGGCCGGCCTGGCCTATGTCCGCCACGCCCGCATGACGACACTGGCGGGGCAGATCACGCAGTCGGTCATGGAGAACCTCCGGCTCAACAATTACGCCAACATCACGACCTATGCGGGGCGGGCCCAGCCGGTGGCCCTCAACAGTTTCATCTCGGCCGATAACTTCTCCAGCAACATGACCACGGGCTTGACGGTGAACGGAGCCTTCACGATTCTCGTGGCCTCCGGTTCCGGCACGCTGGGCGAGTCGCAGGTTGTCATCACGATCACCTGGCCGGAGAACGGCGTCACCTACACGCGCAAGACCATGTCCATCTTCACGGAGAAGGGACTTTCCGACTACATCTATGCCGGCTGGAGCAAACTCTGA
- a CDS encoding prepilin-type N-terminal cleavage/methylation domain-containing protein, translated as MPAGANSDRQGRPRGGFTLVEVMIAVTLCALLTLAGLTSFILTLQGERSLANYSEMNEKARKMLEQVGRDLRSAGDVPAGGYSSTSLQILIPSDTTGTNWQTVTWAYNANAGTFTRTVAGGPAVTYATNVTTFNFKYYNNNGVAPSSDVDLKQVQLSMSMQRYLTTSNAASNSEYVISAQFTLRSKSTTV; from the coding sequence ATGCCGGCTGGAGCAAACTCTGACCGCCAGGGCCGCCCGCGGGGCGGTTTCACCCTGGTTGAGGTGATGATCGCCGTCACCCTCTGCGCGCTGCTCACCCTGGCCGGGCTCACCTCGTTCATCTTGACGCTCCAGGGCGAACGCTCGCTGGCGAATTACAGCGAGATGAACGAGAAGGCCCGCAAGATGCTGGAGCAGGTGGGACGGGACCTGCGCTCCGCCGGGGACGTGCCCGCCGGCGGCTACTCCAGCACGTCCCTGCAGATCCTGATCCCCTCGGACACCACCGGGACCAATTGGCAGACCGTGACCTGGGCTTACAACGCCAATGCCGGGACGTTCACGCGCACGGTCGCGGGCGGCCCGGCCGTGACCTACGCGACCAACGTCACGACCTTCAATTTCAAATATTACAACAACAACGGGGTCGCGCCCTCCAGCGACGTCGACCTGAAGCAGGTGCAGTTGTCCATGAGCATGCAGCGCTACCTGACGACATCGAACGCCGCGTCCAATTCCGAGTATGTCATCTCCGCCCAATTCACGCTTCGCAGCAAATCCACGACCGTCTGA